One Solidesulfovibrio sp. DNA segment encodes these proteins:
- a CDS encoding metallophosphoesterase — MSRKRALSLPFPTSSPWPDDPVRPDRRAFLKTLLAGACVLAAPGVGLGRALAAGPDCGDGDPGSYTAASAERRGMFVLFSDVHFDPFADPAKVKALAGAPAAAWGEILADAAQGFGAYGQDTDNALFASFLDDMARRAPKPDFLLFPGDLLCHRFWTEYPRLTGDGSPAGLLAFIAKTAEYFFTEVTRRFPGCPLFPALGNNDSVEGDYRIAPNSPYLAATAPIIARLALPEAAQRQAFMASYPGHGGYALPLPGREDARLVVLNDIFWTKRSPEPAGARPVLDFLERELATAARRGQRVWLMTHVPPGDNPKSSARAYLKTGQARYAPLLLDAYNDALLRRLKEHAATVKAAFAGHVHRDAFRLFYAAGRALPTGTMRLAPSISPITGNNPGYQIYAYDRDSLELLDVDVPYADIGRERPAWDVEYVYSRAYGRGLRAPADWQAMYAQLRDCPARGRAFAEAFDLRSQKIQEITPETFPIYWRALGLTDPAAFAAGEVS, encoded by the coding sequence ATGAGCCGCAAACGCGCCCTTTCCCTGCCCTTCCCGACCTCGTCCCCTTGGCCTGACGACCCCGTTCGCCCGGACCGGCGGGCATTCCTGAAAACCCTCCTGGCCGGGGCCTGCGTCCTGGCCGCGCCGGGGGTCGGGCTGGGCCGGGCCCTGGCCGCCGGGCCGGACTGCGGCGACGGCGACCCCGGGTCGTACACCGCCGCCTCGGCCGAGCGCCGGGGGATGTTCGTCCTTTTTTCCGACGTCCACTTCGACCCCTTCGCCGACCCGGCCAAGGTCAAGGCCCTGGCCGGCGCGCCGGCCGCGGCCTGGGGGGAGATCCTGGCCGACGCGGCCCAAGGCTTCGGCGCCTACGGCCAGGATACGGACAACGCGCTGTTTGCCTCCTTTCTCGACGACATGGCCCGCCGGGCGCCCAAGCCCGACTTCCTGCTCTTTCCCGGCGACCTGCTCTGCCACCGCTTCTGGACCGAGTACCCGCGCCTGACCGGCGACGGCAGCCCGGCCGGGCTGCTGGCGTTTATCGCCAAGACGGCCGAGTATTTCTTCACCGAGGTGACCCGGCGCTTCCCGGGCTGCCCGCTCTTCCCGGCCCTTGGCAACAACGACAGCGTCGAGGGCGATTACCGCATCGCCCCCAACTCTCCGTACCTGGCCGCCACGGCGCCGATCATCGCCCGTCTCGCCCTGCCCGAAGCGGCGCAGCGCCAGGCCTTCATGGCCAGCTACCCGGGCCACGGCGGCTATGCCCTGCCCCTGCCGGGGCGCGAGGACGCGCGCCTGGTGGTGCTCAACGACATCTTCTGGACCAAGCGGTCCCCCGAGCCGGCCGGCGCCCGGCCGGTGCTGGATTTTCTGGAGCGCGAACTGGCCACGGCCGCCCGGCGCGGGCAGCGGGTCTGGCTCATGACCCACGTGCCGCCCGGGGACAATCCCAAATCCAGCGCCAGGGCCTATCTCAAGACCGGCCAGGCGCGCTACGCGCCGCTGCTGCTCGATGCCTACAACGACGCCCTGCTGCGCCGGCTCAAGGAACACGCCGCCACCGTGAAAGCGGCCTTCGCCGGCCACGTGCACCGCGACGCCTTCCGGCTGTTTTACGCCGCCGGCCGGGCGCTGCCCACGGGCACCATGCGCCTGGCGCCGTCCATCTCGCCCATCACCGGCAACAACCCCGGCTACCAGATCTACGCCTACGACCGCGACAGCCTGGAGCTGCTCGACGTGGACGTGCCCTACGCGGACATCGGCCGGGAGCGGCCGGCCTGGGACGTCGAATACGTCTATTCCCGGGCCTACGGCCGGGGGCTGCGGGCGCCGGCCGACTGGCAGGCCATGTACGCGCAGTTGCGCGACTGCCCGGCCCGGGGCCGGGCCTTCGCCGAGGCCTTCGACCTGCGCAGCCAAAAAATTCAGGAAATCACGCCGGAGACTTTCCCCATCTACTGGCGGGCCCTGGGCCTGACCGACCCGGCGGCCTTCGCGGCCGGCGAGGTGTCGTAG
- a CDS encoding PHP-associated domain-containing protein: MRFDLHVHTELSPCSRLTVAEVLGQARRRGLDGVCLTDHDTMAVSHLVREGRQDDGLCVIIGMEYATAEGDILLFGPFEDLPPGLSAGKVLGLARSLGGAAVAAHPFRAWRPAGPGLLGHPGLTGLEVRNGRNRPEENAAAARFAAERNLPALAGSDAHDLRELGRMPLDVDGPVRGRADFVAALLAGRCHLPRPDPMGALTFPRPSAIEAHEPQTRPFPALPDLVPLA, encoded by the coding sequence ATGCGTTTCGACCTGCATGTGCATACGGAGCTTTCGCCCTGCAGCCGGCTGACCGTGGCCGAGGTCCTGGGCCAGGCCAGGCGGCGCGGCCTGGACGGCGTGTGCCTGACCGATCACGACACCATGGCTGTCTCGCACCTGGTGCGGGAGGGGCGGCAGGACGACGGGCTGTGCGTGATCATCGGCATGGAGTACGCCACGGCCGAGGGTGACATCCTGCTGTTCGGGCCTTTCGAGGACCTACCACCCGGGCTTTCGGCCGGCAAGGTCCTCGGCCTGGCCCGGTCCCTGGGCGGCGCGGCCGTGGCCGCCCATCCGTTTCGCGCCTGGCGCCCGGCCGGGCCGGGGCTTCTCGGCCATCCGGGGCTGACCGGCCTCGAGGTGCGAAACGGCCGCAACCGGCCCGAGGAGAACGCCGCCGCGGCGCGCTTCGCCGCCGAGCGCAACCTGCCCGCCCTGGCCGGTTCCGACGCCCACGACCTTCGGGAGCTCGGCCGCATGCCCCTGGACGTGGACGGCCCGGTACGCGGCCGGGCGGATTTCGTGGCCGCGCTCCTGGCCGGCCGCTGCCACCTGCCGCGGCCCGACCCGATGGGCGCGTTGACATTTCCCCGGCCCTCGGCGATTGAGGCGCATGAGCCGCAAACGCGCCCTTTCCCTGCCCTTCCCGACCTCGTCCCCTTGGCCTGA
- a CDS encoding alkaline phosphatase family protein, producing MPRACLLLVLDGLGDRSHASLGGLTPLQAAATPHLDALAAAGANGLYHAARLGQALPSENAHFAMFGARPEEFPGRGYLEALGLGLAPGPDEVCLLAHFCNAVAEAGCLRLWRDKPEAPSPGEAEALFSAVATFSFEGVDIRLHRDKGLFGVLTMSGDVSPEVTDTNPMVDGLFLPEPEPMAAAGRAAARTARALKAYLLYARRVLRGHPVNAAREKAGLAPINALVTQRAGQKKTMPSFRERFGLRPASIASGTLFAGIARGLGFDLLPARDTADPGADLAERLGLAARAVADYDFLHVHTKAPDQAAHTKDPLAKKAVIEALDAAIGRAAGPLLADPDVLFVVTSDHSTPSSGPLIHGGEPVPLCFHGPGQRVDAVRRFDEVAAAAGCLGLVRGVELPYLIVNGLERARLVGIRDCPAPPASYPGPVNPFRLEEP from the coding sequence ATGCCCCGGGCCTGCCTGCTGCTGGTCCTCGACGGCCTGGGCGACCGCTCCCACGCCTCGCTGGGCGGCCTGACGCCCTTGCAGGCGGCGGCCACGCCCCATCTCGACGCCCTGGCCGCCGCCGGGGCCAACGGCCTCTACCACGCCGCCCGGCTCGGCCAGGCCCTGCCCAGCGAAAACGCCCATTTCGCCATGTTCGGCGCCCGGCCGGAGGAATTCCCCGGCCGGGGCTACCTGGAGGCCCTGGGCCTGGGCTTGGCGCCCGGGCCGGACGAGGTCTGCCTGCTGGCCCATTTCTGCAACGCCGTGGCCGAGGCCGGCTGCCTGCGGCTGTGGCGCGACAAGCCCGAAGCGCCGTCCCCCGGGGAAGCGGAGGCGCTTTTCTCCGCCGTGGCCACGTTTTCCTTCGAGGGCGTGGACATCCGCCTGCACCGCGACAAGGGGCTTTTCGGCGTGCTGACCATGTCCGGCGACGTCTCGCCCGAGGTCACGGACACCAACCCCATGGTGGACGGGCTGTTCCTGCCCGAACCCGAGCCCATGGCCGCGGCCGGCCGGGCGGCGGCCAGGACGGCCCGGGCGCTCAAAGCCTACCTGCTTTACGCCCGGCGCGTGCTGCGCGGCCATCCTGTCAACGCCGCCCGGGAAAAAGCGGGGCTTGCGCCCATAAACGCCCTGGTCACCCAGCGCGCCGGCCAGAAAAAAACCATGCCGTCCTTTCGGGAGCGTTTCGGCCTGCGCCCGGCCTCCATCGCCTCGGGCACGCTGTTCGCCGGCATCGCCCGGGGGCTGGGCTTCGACCTGCTGCCCGCGCGCGACACGGCCGATCCCGGGGCCGACCTGGCCGAGCGCCTGGGCCTGGCCGCCCGGGCCGTGGCCGACTACGATTTCCTCCACGTCCACACCAAAGCCCCGGACCAAGCCGCCCACACCAAGGACCCGCTGGCCAAGAAAGCCGTCATCGAGGCCCTGGACGCGGCCATCGGCCGGGCCGCCGGGCCGCTTCTGGCCGATCCGGACGTCCTGTTCGTGGTCACCTCCGACCATTCGACCCCGTCCAGCGGACCGCTGATCCACGGCGGCGAGCCCGTGCCCCTGTGCTTTCACGGCCCGGGCCAACGCGTGGACGCCGTGAGGCGCTTCGACGAAGTCGCGGCCGCGGCCGGCTGCCTGGGGCTGGTGCGCGGCGTGGAACTGCCCTACCTGATCGTAAACGGCCTGGAACGCGCCCGCCTGGTCGGCATCCGCGACTGCCCGGCCCCGCCGGCCAGCTACCCGGGGCCGGTCAACCCCTTTCGCCTGGAGGAGCCATGA
- a CDS encoding nicotinate-nucleotide adenylyltransferase, with protein sequence MTPPVPIGVIHGRFQVLHNDHLRYLLAGRARCRHLVVGVTNPDPGHSRPEAADPNRSDPAANPLTYFERQAMVRAALTAAGTAEADFTVVPFPVSLPALYRYYVPLDALFFLTIYDAWGRRKREYFESLGLRIEVLWDVAPEQKGLSGTDVRRCMASGGPWKALVPPAVATLAERWDLPARLAMAGG encoded by the coding sequence ATGACCCCGCCCGTGCCCATAGGCGTCATCCACGGCCGCTTCCAGGTGCTGCACAACGACCATTTGCGCTATCTGCTGGCCGGGCGGGCGCGCTGCCGCCATCTGGTGGTCGGCGTCACCAACCCCGATCCCGGCCACAGCCGGCCCGAGGCGGCCGACCCGAACCGCTCCGACCCCGCCGCCAATCCGTTGACCTATTTCGAGCGCCAGGCCATGGTCCGGGCCGCCCTCACGGCCGCCGGCACGGCCGAGGCCGACTTCACGGTGGTCCCCTTCCCGGTCAGCCTGCCGGCACTCTACCGCTACTACGTGCCGCTCGACGCCCTGTTTTTCCTGACCATCTACGACGCCTGGGGCCGGCGCAAGCGGGAGTACTTCGAGAGCCTGGGGCTTCGCATCGAGGTGCTTTGGGACGTGGCCCCCGAACAGAAGGGCCTGTCCGGCACGGACGTGCGCCGGTGCATGGCCTCGGGCGGCCCCTGGAAGGCGCTGGTGCCCCCGGCCGTGGCCACCCTGGCCGAGCGGTGGGACCTACCGGCCCGGCTGGCGATGGCCGGGGGCTAG
- a CDS encoding potassium channel family protein, which translates to MVKAPLNIVMAVTSSGKPFHFLLAALLAQLVVSPFLAGEGAGVLQDLIFLTLLVAASRVARHSRLYPLIVGLTVLCGACVVAKYLYDGEGPSLLSDALGIPVIFLTAVEMTRYLARQRRVDLDTVLGGLCVYLFIGAMWFTLYSLVDRLVPGSFNFTVHIRPVMTREHVDRLLFFFSYITLLTTGYGDIVPLSPVAQTLAVLEGIVGQFYLVFFMARLVGLHVAEKQEAVEPLAPGHRQPGR; encoded by the coding sequence ATGGTCAAGGCCCCGCTCAACATCGTCATGGCCGTCACCAGTTCCGGCAAACCCTTTCATTTTTTGCTGGCCGCCCTTTTGGCCCAGTTGGTCGTCTCGCCGTTTCTCGCGGGCGAGGGGGCCGGCGTGCTCCAGGACCTCATTTTCCTGACGCTGCTCGTGGCCGCCTCGCGGGTGGCGCGGCACAGCCGACTGTATCCGCTCATCGTCGGCCTGACGGTGCTGTGCGGCGCCTGTGTCGTGGCCAAGTATTTGTATGACGGCGAGGGGCCGAGCCTACTCAGCGACGCCCTGGGCATCCCCGTGATCTTTCTGACCGCCGTGGAAATGACGCGCTACCTGGCCAGGCAGCGCCGCGTCGACCTCGACACCGTGCTCGGCGGATTGTGCGTGTACCTGTTCATCGGGGCCATGTGGTTCACCCTGTATTCCCTGGTGGACCGGCTCGTGCCCGGCTCCTTCAACTTCACCGTCCACATCCGTCCGGTCATGACCCGCGAGCATGTGGACCGGCTGCTTTTCTTCTTCAGCTACATCACGCTGTTGACCACCGGCTATGGCGATATCGTGCCCCTTTCGCCCGTGGCCCAGACCCTGGCCGTGCTCGAGGGCATCGTCGGCCAGTTCTACCTGGTTTTCTTCATGGCCCGGCTCGTGGGCCTGCACGTGGCGGAAAAGCAGGAAGCGGTCGAGCCCCTAGCCCCCGGCCATCGCCAGCCGGGCCGGTAG
- a CDS encoding HD domain-containing phosphohydrolase, translating to MLPPPPAVDPTREYQPIPVWHLFPHAPGEFEIYLRHGDSHTLFARGGEALTPQRRGILAEYGVSVVYIHREERERYRRYMRRHLAGALLGPEMPRDQKAAVFYHNCCDIVRELLRERLPQGLSDVHGRLFVAYARDCVAFLCTESGLARMGSLMAHDYEVYSHGVHVFVYTVFLLKSLGLPQPTIVQAGVGALLHDSGKEAIDAAILKKPGRLTPEEFLAIREHPLLGARLCRPLSLSRLARECILMHHEKLNGHGYPRGLSGEAIPMHARVISLADVYDALTSRRVYADAVRPFEALRIMRHEMAGSFDLDLYKRFVMLLSGAALL from the coding sequence ATGCTCCCCCCGCCCCCGGCCGTGGACCCCACCCGCGAATACCAGCCGATTCCCGTCTGGCATTTGTTTCCCCACGCGCCGGGCGAGTTCGAGATCTACCTGCGCCATGGCGACAGCCATACCCTGTTCGCCCGGGGCGGCGAGGCCCTGACGCCGCAGCGGCGCGGCATCCTGGCCGAATACGGCGTGTCCGTGGTCTACATCCACCGCGAGGAGCGCGAGCGCTACCGGCGCTACATGCGGCGCCACCTGGCCGGTGCGCTGCTTGGGCCGGAGATGCCGCGCGACCAGAAGGCGGCGGTCTTCTACCACAACTGCTGCGACATCGTGCGCGAGCTCCTCCGCGAACGGCTGCCCCAGGGCCTGTCCGACGTGCACGGCCGGCTGTTCGTGGCCTACGCCCGGGACTGCGTGGCCTTTTTGTGCACCGAGTCGGGACTGGCGCGCATGGGCTCGCTGATGGCCCACGACTACGAGGTCTACAGCCACGGCGTGCACGTCTTCGTCTACACCGTCTTTCTGCTCAAATCCCTGGGCCTGCCCCAGCCGACCATCGTCCAGGCCGGGGTGGGGGCGCTGCTGCACGACAGTGGCAAGGAGGCGATCGACGCCGCCATCCTCAAGAAGCCGGGCCGGCTCACCCCCGAGGAATTCCTGGCCATCCGCGAGCACCCGCTGCTCGGGGCGCGGCTTTGCCGGCCGCTGTCCCTGTCGCGCCTGGCCCGGGAGTGCATCCTCATGCACCACGAGAAACTCAATGGCCACGGCTATCCCCGGGGGCTCTCGGGCGAGGCCATCCCGATGCACGCCCGGGTGATCTCCCTGGCCGACGTCTACGACGCCCTGACCTCCAGGCGGGTCTACGCCGACGCGGTGCGCCCCTTCGAGGCGTTACGCATCATGCGCCACGAGATGGCCGGCTCCTTCGACCTCGACCTGTACAAGCGCTTCGTGATGCTCTTAAGCGGCGCCGCCCTATTGTAA
- a CDS encoding SOS response-associated peptidase, with protein sequence MCGRFALAVPRRLVAEAIGVPDLPQNVPPRPEICPSELIEAAFVSRETGRRLAGLFRWGLVPAFRKDQAARPLINARAETALDKPAFRGAVRYRRCLIPAQGFFEWQQGPGGARTRYFLTLPEAPVMALAGIYERAVTADGEVRDTAAILTREASPQMAAIHGRMPLIVPPGAFAAWLDPGLTGRADVAALLAMAPPLLRLAPEKGMERAHQGRLDG encoded by the coding sequence ATGTGCGGCCGATTCGCCCTGGCCGTCCCGCGCCGGCTGGTGGCCGAGGCCATAGGTGTGCCGGACCTGCCCCAAAACGTACCGCCCCGCCCCGAAATATGCCCTTCGGAACTGATCGAGGCGGCCTTCGTGTCCCGGGAAACCGGCCGTCGGCTGGCCGGGCTTTTCCGCTGGGGCTTGGTGCCCGCCTTCCGCAAGGATCAGGCGGCGCGGCCCCTGATCAACGCCCGGGCCGAAACCGCCCTGGACAAACCCGCCTTCCGGGGGGCGGTCCGCTACCGGCGCTGCCTCATTCCGGCCCAGGGCTTCTTCGAGTGGCAACAAGGCCCCGGCGGCGCCAGGACGCGGTATTTCCTGACCCTGCCCGAGGCCCCGGTCATGGCCCTGGCCGGCATCTACGAGCGCGCCGTCACGGCCGACGGCGAGGTCCGGGACACCGCCGCCATCCTCACCCGGGAGGCCTCGCCGCAGATGGCCGCCATCCACGGCCGCATGCCGCTGATTGTGCCGCCCGGGGCCTTTGCCGCCTGGCTCGACCCGGGCCTGACCGGGCGGGCGGACGTGGCGGCGCTTCTGGCCATGGCGCCGCCGCTGTTGCGCCTGGCGCCGGAAAAGGGCATGGAACGCGCCCACCAAGGGCGTTTGGACGGGTAG
- a CDS encoding TlyA family RNA methyltransferase, which yields MAKQKQRADQLVFEQGLAETRERAKRLVMAGLVRARVDGREAPVDKPGRMFPAGTAFSLEAGERYVSRGGGKLETALEAFSLDVTDAVALDAGASTGGFTDCLLQHGAARVYAVDVGTAQLHERLRADTRVVSMERVNLRHAPADLLPEPVDVVVADLSFISLTKVLPALVPFLKPGGLVVALVKPQFELTPEKVGKGGVVREEALRREAVDTVTAFAGEALGLSLVGVVASKVKGPKGNQEYLAAFRLTPAEASPRPPSP from the coding sequence ATGGCCAAACAAAAGCAGCGGGCCGATCAGCTCGTTTTCGAGCAGGGGCTGGCCGAGACCCGGGAGCGGGCCAAGCGGCTGGTCATGGCCGGGCTCGTGCGCGCGCGCGTCGACGGCCGGGAGGCGCCGGTGGACAAGCCCGGGAGGATGTTCCCGGCGGGGACCGCCTTTTCCCTCGAAGCGGGCGAACGCTACGTCAGCCGGGGCGGCGGCAAGCTGGAAACGGCCCTGGAGGCGTTTTCCCTGGACGTGACGGACGCCGTCGCCCTGGACGCCGGCGCCTCCACGGGCGGGTTCACGGACTGCCTGCTGCAGCACGGCGCGGCGCGGGTCTATGCCGTGGACGTGGGCACGGCCCAGCTCCACGAGAGGCTTCGGGCCGATACGCGCGTGGTCTCCATGGAGCGGGTCAACCTGCGCCATGCCCCGGCCGACCTGCTCCCCGAGCCGGTGGACGTGGTGGTGGCCGACCTGTCGTTTATTTCGCTGACGAAAGTCCTGCCGGCCCTGGTGCCGTTCCTAAAACCCGGCGGGCTGGTGGTGGCCCTGGTCAAGCCCCAGTTCGAACTGACGCCGGAGAAGGTCGGCAAGGGCGGCGTGGTGCGCGAGGAGGCCCTTCGCCGGGAGGCCGTCGACACGGTGACGGCATTCGCCGGCGAGGCGCTCGGGTTGTCGCTTGTGGGTGTGGTCGCGTCCAAGGTCAAGGGGCCAAAGGGCAACCAGGAGTACCTGGCGGCCTTTCGGCTGACACCGGCCGAGGCCTCCCCTCGCCCGCCGTCCCCTTGA
- a CDS encoding nitroreductase family protein, translating into MTMGVKDAIAARHSVRAFTKDKLTESEIRELLEAARNAPSSLNSQPWRFLVVTDAADLAWFGTSEATRKQAWLAGAAAIVVCCADIAHYVKDSQSAAFFYRDNDIITGETMDGIDAYVAREAVAAEQAKFGACAMNTALAEAFIMLRAVEMGLGTCWVGMFDEANIKARFGLAEGLRIVNILAVGRPDEPEVHPRKRKSLDEIVLG; encoded by the coding sequence ATGACCATGGGCGTGAAAGATGCCATTGCCGCGCGCCACAGCGTGCGCGCCTTCACCAAGGACAAGCTGACCGAAAGCGAGATCCGCGAACTGCTCGAAGCCGCCCGCAACGCGCCGTCGAGCCTCAATTCCCAGCCCTGGCGCTTTCTGGTGGTGACCGACGCGGCGGACCTCGCCTGGTTCGGCACCAGCGAAGCCACGCGCAAGCAGGCCTGGCTGGCCGGCGCCGCCGCCATCGTCGTGTGCTGCGCCGACATCGCCCACTACGTCAAGGATTCCCAGTCGGCGGCCTTTTTCTACCGCGACAACGACATCATCACCGGCGAAACCATGGACGGCATCGACGCCTACGTGGCCCGGGAGGCCGTCGCGGCCGAGCAGGCCAAGTTCGGGGCCTGCGCCATGAACACGGCCCTGGCCGAGGCGTTCATCATGCTGCGCGCCGTGGAGATGGGCCTTGGCACCTGCTGGGTGGGCATGTTCGACGAGGCCAACATCAAGGCCCGCTTCGGCCTGGCCGAGGGCCTTCGCATCGTCAACATCCTGGCCGTGGGCCGCCCCGACGAGCCGGAGGTCCATCCGCGCAAGCGCAAATCCCTGGACGAGATCGTGCTGGGCTAA
- a CDS encoding adenylate/guanylate cyclase domain-containing protein, with the protein MDVAALSRDNGRASQAARLPFPLPARPLAEARGRVARPRHELRQRPIALDPPMRFKPVFYTCLTLAALGLGLFVETLEPARRVDAWTSDLWHVLAGKRREPSRVAVALLDDEALAAEPDRPLVFWGPLYAKVLAVLRQAGVAAVGIDIQPALSPVTWMDLIGADSSRDFDRQFMLELATGKTVLAASVSTESGEPVFSLPATDYLLALPGHEADLGLTNVPLDRDGVVRRFAPALFAEGEPRLSFAAALARKADPAAPGLANIDAASALSPRPIPFLGPPGSFSHLSFARLLAPDALQDPAVQALAGKVVILGIDIHGAHDRLASPYSLPLFGAPKEFMAGPEIHANIVEALLAGRGLAPLGKPVAALAWLPFLVLAALACARLHPGPSALAAVGCLLASFCLGYGLFLAGKLLPLAGCGLGIGCIWAGANAVRLSRGEREKAHIRQAFGKYVSEAAIAGILESGQPPAPGGSLATVTILFSDIRNFTTLSEKLSAQEVVELLNAYFSKVCDIILAHGGMIDKFIGDAVMAVFGAPLADPAHARQALSTALGMVVAAKDFQGWMRQRFPKLGDWEFRIGVGLHAGPAVVGNIGSKQRLDFTVIGDTVNTASRLEGFTKVMGCPVVASQAVVDLAGAGVVTGKSEPAQVKGKRDPVPALEILAVNDQ; encoded by the coding sequence GTGGACGTCGCCGCCCTTTCGCGCGACAACGGCCGGGCATCGCAGGCCGCCCGACTGCCGTTTCCCCTCCCCGCCAGGCCCCTGGCCGAGGCCCGGGGACGGGTGGCCCGGCCACGACACGAACTCCGCCAACGCCCGATCGCCCTGGACCCGCCCATGCGCTTCAAACCCGTTTTCTACACCTGCCTGACCCTGGCCGCCCTGGGCCTGGGCCTTTTCGTGGAAACCCTGGAACCGGCCAGGCGCGTGGACGCCTGGACCTCCGACCTGTGGCACGTGCTGGCCGGCAAGCGCCGCGAACCGTCGCGCGTGGCCGTGGCCCTGCTCGACGACGAGGCCCTGGCCGCCGAACCGGACCGGCCGCTGGTTTTCTGGGGGCCGCTGTACGCCAAGGTGCTGGCCGTGCTGCGCCAGGCGGGCGTGGCCGCCGTTGGCATCGACATCCAGCCGGCGCTGTCCCCGGTCACCTGGATGGACCTCATCGGCGCCGATTCCAGCCGCGATTTCGACCGGCAGTTCATGCTGGAGCTGGCCACGGGCAAGACCGTCCTGGCCGCCAGCGTCTCCACGGAATCGGGCGAGCCGGTCTTCAGCCTGCCGGCCACGGACTACCTCCTCGCCCTGCCGGGCCACGAAGCCGACCTGGGGTTGACCAACGTGCCGCTGGACCGCGACGGCGTGGTGCGCCGCTTCGCCCCGGCCCTTTTCGCCGAGGGCGAGCCGCGCCTGTCCTTCGCCGCCGCCCTGGCCCGAAAGGCCGACCCGGCCGCGCCGGGACTGGCCAACATCGACGCCGCGTCCGCCCTCTCCCCCCGGCCCATCCCCTTCCTGGGGCCGCCGGGCTCGTTTTCCCACCTGAGCTTCGCCAGGCTGCTGGCCCCGGACGCGCTCCAGGATCCGGCCGTCCAGGCCCTGGCCGGCAAGGTGGTCATCCTCGGCATCGACATCCACGGCGCCCACGACCGGCTGGCCTCGCCGTATTCCCTGCCGCTTTTCGGCGCGCCCAAGGAATTCATGGCCGGCCCGGAGATCCACGCCAACATCGTGGAGGCCCTGCTCGCCGGCCGCGGGCTCGCCCCCCTGGGCAAGCCCGTGGCCGCTCTGGCCTGGCTACCGTTTCTGGTCCTGGCCGCCCTGGCCTGCGCCCGGCTCCATCCCGGCCCGTCGGCCCTGGCCGCCGTGGGCTGCCTGCTGGCCTCGTTTTGCCTCGGCTATGGCCTGTTTCTTGCGGGAAAGCTGTTGCCCCTGGCCGGCTGCGGCCTGGGCATCGGCTGCATCTGGGCCGGAGCCAACGCCGTGCGGCTTTCGCGCGGCGAGCGGGAAAAGGCCCATATCCGCCAGGCCTTCGGCAAGTACGTGTCCGAGGCGGCCATCGCCGGCATCCTGGAAAGCGGCCAGCCGCCCGCGCCCGGCGGCTCGCTGGCCACGGTCACCATCCTTTTTTCGGATATCCGCAATTTCACGACATTAAGTGAAAAACTGTCCGCCCAGGAAGTCGTGGAACTCCTCAACGCCTATTTCTCGAAGGTCTGCGACATCATCCTGGCCCATGGCGGCATGATCGACAAATTCATCGGCGACGCGGTCATGGCTGTTTTCGGCGCGCCGCTGGCCGATCCCGCCCATGCCCGCCAGGCGCTGTCCACGGCCCTTGGCATGGTTGTTGCGGCAAAGGACTTCCAGGGCTGGATGCGGCAGCGGTTTCCCAAGCTCGGCGACTGGGAGTTCCGCATCGGCGTGGGCCTGCACGCCGGCCCGGCCGTCGTCGGCAACATCGGCTCGAAACAGCGCCTGGATTTCACGGTCATCGGCGACACCGTCAACACCGCCTCGCGCCTGGAAGGTTTCACCAAGGTCATGGGCTGCCCGGTGGTGGCCAGCCAGGCGGTGGTGGACCTGGCCGGGGCCGGGGTCGTGACCGGAAAAAGCGAACCGGCCCAGGTCAAGGGCAAGCGCGACCCCGTGCCGGCCCTGGAGATCCTGGCCGTCAACGATCAATAA
- a CDS encoding lactate utilization protein, giving the protein MNASARTVLLDKLRRARRQAAPGGFSRPRPAVDLRRAAPETADFAVFAEKLTALGPTFELAATPEAAREALAGVVARENVKTAVRWDHPDLEAVGAVSVLEGAGVTVLAPEELPERACPALGAVDMGLTGVDYALGATGSLILAAAPGRPRAVALVPRLHVALVAASRLLPDLPALCDRLAGGPMPSAVNCVSGVSSTGDIEFVYVRGVHGPLAVHVIGLGWL; this is encoded by the coding sequence ATGAACGCCAGCGCCAGAACCGTCCTTTTGGACAAGCTGCGCCGGGCCCGCCGACAGGCCGCTCCCGGCGGCTTTTCCCGGCCGCGCCCGGCCGTGGACCTGCGGCGGGCCGCGCCGGAAACGGCGGATTTCGCCGTCTTCGCCGAAAAGCTGACCGCCCTGGGGCCGACCTTCGAACTGGCCGCCACGCCCGAGGCGGCGCGAGAGGCCCTGGCCGGCGTGGTGGCCCGGGAGAACGTCAAAACCGCCGTGCGCTGGGACCATCCGGACCTTGAGGCCGTGGGGGCGGTTTCCGTGCTCGAAGGGGCGGGCGTGACGGTTTTGGCGCCGGAGGAGCTGCCCGAGCGGGCCTGCCCGGCCCTGGGGGCGGTGGATATGGGGCTGACGGGCGTGGACTACGCCCTGGGCGCCACGGGCAGCCTGATCCTTGCGGCCGCGCCCGGCCGGCCGCGCGCGGTCGCGCTCGTGCCGCGCCTGCACGTGGCCCTGGTCGCCGCCTCGCGGCTTCTGCCCGACCTGCCGGCCCTGTGCGACCGGCTGGCCGGCGGCCCCATGCCGAGCGCCGTCAACTGCGTCTCGGGGGTCTCCAGCACCGGGGACATCGAATTCGTCTACGTGCGCGGCGTGCACGGGCCGCTTGCCGTCCACGTCATCGGGCTCGGCTGGCTGTAG